From a single Sphingobium lignivorans genomic region:
- a CDS encoding Lrp/AsnC family transcriptional regulator, with the protein MPGAAIDEIDLKILDALQADGRMTNVDLAAKVGLTAPPCLRRVRTLEERGYIGSYHAHLDPVSLGYTITVFAMVSLKSQAENDLRAFESYVADLPEVRECHMLNGEIDFILKVVARDLRSFQQFLTSRLTQAPNVASVKTSLTIRTSKNLPGVPVEI; encoded by the coding sequence ATGCCGGGTGCGGCCATAGACGAAATCGACCTCAAGATTCTCGATGCGCTGCAGGCGGACGGGCGCATGACGAATGTGGACCTGGCCGCGAAAGTGGGCCTCACCGCGCCACCCTGCCTGCGTCGCGTGCGCACGCTGGAAGAGCGCGGCTATATCGGCTCCTATCACGCGCATCTCGATCCGGTTTCGCTGGGCTACACGATCACCGTCTTCGCGATGGTGAGCCTCAAGAGCCAGGCGGAGAATGACCTGCGCGCCTTCGAGAGCTACGTCGCTGACCTGCCGGAAGTGCGCGAGTGCCACATGCTGAACGGCGAGATCGATTTCATCCTGAAAGTGGTGGCGCGGGATCTGCGGAGCTTCCAGCAGTTCCTCACCTCGCGCCTGACGCAGGCGCCCAACGTAGCAAGCGTCAAGACCTCCCTCACCATTCGAACCTCGAAGAATCTCCCGGGGGTTCCGGTCGAGATCTGA
- a CDS encoding sensor histidine kinase, producing MRFNDILRTVLANPGEGATATVTRWRQCIDLIAQHDVSGAQPPRILDEEDRDLVLGIIARLSPQVPLEKRIASIVELGGRLRSPGLVRILAQDHPSLVAALMSHVRLADADWAALIPDLGPLARSVLRRRTDLGPRADATLRQFGPNDMALPSLVDASILTLADADRVPAFAGDPGDGLDEGLRDGPDDGPSQFERIVARIERFKESRAPSEPEEMMKVQDLAPTEGAPAIAEAAPDHRDEAMVAAPAAIDQFTFETDASGLIRLVSAAPRGAAFGLSIAVADLDNRHGADGTALGAFRRRAAFDNARFSVGEGALAGEWRISATPRFDRASGRFLGYAGSARRELPHEGLVRSTAPDDGQGWAGLSAQSTRQLIHELRTPLNAIQGYAEMIQAQLVGPVPGEYRDMAQHILSDAHVLLTTFDDLDLASRIARGDDRTRPEPLDIEALLRAIMSSVAPEGVVALSVEDGLPSVTGDRQQVERMLRHLVRAGCAALEPGEPLTLRLQQDGTGAKVRFLMARPGALQSLSERDLLDHGGPGEQKFHDVPPLGLAFTLRLVRGIAAHLGGGFSITSEHFCILMPVAASLESGQESQR from the coding sequence ATGCGTTTCAATGATATCTTGCGGACGGTGCTCGCCAACCCGGGCGAGGGCGCCACCGCGACCGTGACGCGATGGCGGCAATGCATCGACCTCATCGCGCAGCATGACGTCTCCGGCGCGCAGCCGCCGCGCATCCTGGACGAGGAAGACCGCGATCTCGTCCTCGGGATCATTGCGCGCCTGAGCCCGCAAGTGCCGCTGGAGAAGCGCATCGCATCCATCGTGGAGCTGGGCGGGCGGCTGCGCTCACCGGGGCTCGTGCGCATTCTCGCGCAGGATCATCCCTCGCTGGTCGCCGCGTTGATGAGCCATGTCCGCCTCGCTGACGCGGACTGGGCCGCGCTGATTCCCGACCTCGGCCCGCTGGCGCGCAGCGTCTTGCGCCGCCGGACCGACCTGGGGCCGCGCGCGGACGCGACGCTGCGCCAGTTCGGACCGAACGACATGGCGCTTCCCTCGCTGGTGGACGCGAGCATCCTTACGCTGGCGGACGCGGATCGCGTGCCCGCCTTCGCGGGCGATCCCGGCGATGGGCTGGACGAGGGGCTACGAGACGGCCCGGACGATGGGCCGAGCCAGTTCGAGCGCATCGTCGCTCGGATCGAGCGCTTCAAGGAAAGCCGTGCCCCCTCCGAGCCTGAAGAGATGATGAAGGTGCAGGATCTGGCGCCCACGGAGGGCGCACCGGCCATCGCGGAAGCCGCGCCCGATCACCGGGACGAGGCCATGGTCGCAGCGCCGGCGGCGATCGACCAGTTCACCTTCGAGACCGACGCTTCGGGGCTCATCAGGCTGGTGAGCGCGGCACCGCGCGGCGCCGCTTTCGGCCTCAGCATCGCCGTGGCGGACCTCGACAATCGCCATGGCGCCGACGGCACGGCGCTGGGCGCGTTCCGGCGGCGCGCGGCCTTCGACAATGCGCGCTTCTCCGTCGGGGAAGGTGCGCTGGCGGGGGAATGGCGGATCTCGGCGACGCCCCGCTTCGACAGGGCGAGCGGTCGGTTCCTGGGCTATGCCGGCTCGGCCAGACGCGAATTGCCGCATGAAGGGCTGGTGCGCTCGACGGCGCCGGACGACGGGCAGGGATGGGCAGGCCTTTCCGCCCAGAGCACCCGCCAGCTCATCCATGAACTGCGCACGCCGCTCAATGCCATCCAGGGCTATGCCGAGATGATCCAGGCCCAGCTCGTGGGGCCGGTGCCCGGCGAGTATCGGGACATGGCGCAACATATTCTCTCCGATGCCCATGTGCTGCTGACGACATTCGACGATCTCGATCTGGCGAGCCGCATCGCGCGGGGCGACGACCGGACGCGGCCCGAGCCCCTCGATATCGAGGCGCTGCTGCGCGCGATCATGAGCAGCGTGGCCCCCGAGGGCGTGGTGGCGCTGTCCGTCGAGGACGGCCTGCCCTCCGTCACCGGCGACCGCCAGCAGGTGGAGCGGATGCTGCGCCATCTCGTGCGGGCCGGCTGTGCCGCGCTCGAACCCGGGGAGCCGCTGACCCTGCGCCTGCAGCAGGACGGAACCGGGGCGAAGGTCCGTTTCCTCATGGCGCGGCCCGGTGCGCTGCAATCCCTGTCCGAGCGGGACCTGCTCGATCATGGCGGGCCGGGGGAACAGAAATTCCACGACGTGCCGCCGCTCGGCCTCGCCTTCACGCTCAGGCTGGTGAGGGGCATTGCCGCGCATCTGGGTGGTGGGTTCAGCATCACGAGCGAGCATTTCTGCATCCTCATGCCGGTCGCGGCCTCGCTGGAGAGTGGGCAGGAGAGCCAGCGCTGA
- a CDS encoding polysaccharide deacetylase family protein: MIVAAFAANLIEPPPSTAAIDWPERLGRRFMLWIDTEEEFDWAAPFSRSATQVSVVAGMERFQRFIGSAGVRPVYVTDYPVIEDAAASALLRGWVEDGAADVGVHLHPWVNPPHQEVVNLFNSYAGNLPRSLERAKLTALRNRIEQRIGVKPVAYRAGRYGVGPHTAALLEDAGFRIDSSVRSRFDYRGQLGPDFSGMPLRPWRVGPTGGLIEVPLSTAYVGALRRGGERLHPLLARTGRVAGAFSRFGLLARVPLTPEGVDLAACRAAIDALIEEGAPLLNFSFHSPTLEPGHTLYTHSAADVEHFYRWWDGVLDHLDKRGIAPISQAELLAAI; encoded by the coding sequence ATCATCGTGGCCGCCTTTGCCGCCAATCTGATCGAGCCGCCGCCCTCCACGGCGGCCATCGACTGGCCCGAGCGCCTCGGCCGGCGCTTCATGCTGTGGATCGATACCGAGGAAGAGTTCGACTGGGCGGCGCCGTTCAGCCGGAGCGCGACGCAGGTCAGCGTCGTCGCCGGCATGGAGCGGTTCCAGCGCTTCATCGGGTCGGCCGGGGTGCGCCCGGTCTATGTGACGGACTATCCCGTCATCGAGGATGCGGCGGCCAGCGCCCTGCTGCGGGGCTGGGTGGAGGACGGCGCGGCGGACGTGGGCGTCCACCTGCATCCATGGGTCAATCCGCCGCATCAGGAGGTAGTGAACCTCTTCAACAGCTATGCGGGCAACCTTCCGCGCTCGCTGGAGCGCGCCAAGCTGACCGCGCTGCGCAACCGCATCGAGCAGCGCATCGGCGTGAAGCCGGTCGCTTACCGGGCGGGGCGCTATGGCGTGGGGCCGCATACCGCCGCTTTGCTTGAGGATGCCGGCTTCCGGATCGACAGCTCGGTGCGGAGTCGCTTTGACTATCGCGGCCAGCTCGGGCCGGATTTTTCCGGGATGCCGCTGCGGCCCTGGCGCGTGGGACCGACGGGCGGGCTCATCGAAGTGCCGCTCTCGACAGCCTATGTCGGCGCCCTGAGGCGCGGCGGCGAACGGCTCCATCCCCTTCTGGCGCGCACCGGGCGCGTTGCCGGTGCGTTCTCCCGCTTCGGGCTGCTCGCGCGGGTGCCGCTGACGCCGGAGGGCGTGGATCTCGCCGCATGTCGCGCGGCAATCGACGCGCTGATCGAGGAAGGCGCGCCTTTGCTCAATTTCTCCTTCCATTCGCCGACGCTGGAGCCCGGACACACGCTCTACACGCACAGCGCAGCCGACGTGGAGCATTTCTACCGCTGGTGGGACGGCGTGCTGGATCATCTGGACAAGCGCGGCATCGCGCCGATCAGCCAGGCCGAGCTGCTCGCCGCGATATAG
- a CDS encoding DUF1425 domain-containing protein, with protein sequence MTVHRIAALAATAAAAAMLAGCSATMPEGGVRIDNQNYVRPTLNTVRVIDESLARYKNRKWEANSVLDVENVVLSDTGTGFKRISVELRNKTGVEIPLEVRNSWYDPNGRPVDAASSWTRLFVKPQSMVLFEQVASNGSASQYYVEVRAAQ encoded by the coding sequence ATGACAGTTCACCGGATTGCGGCGCTTGCCGCCACGGCAGCCGCAGCAGCGATGCTGGCGGGATGCTCCGCGACCATGCCCGAGGGCGGCGTGCGCATCGACAACCAGAATTATGTGCGTCCCACGCTCAACACCGTGCGGGTGATCGACGAGAGCCTGGCGCGCTACAAGAACCGCAAGTGGGAAGCGAACTCGGTGCTCGATGTCGAGAATGTCGTGCTGAGCGATACCGGCACCGGCTTCAAGCGGATCAGCGTCGAGCTGCGCAACAAGACGGGCGTGGAAATCCCGCTCGAGGTGCGCAACAGCTGGTACGATCCCAATGGCCGCCCGGTCGACGCCGCATCCTCCTGGACGCGCCTTTTCGTGAAGCCCCAGTCCATGGTGCTCTTCGAGCAGGTGGCGAGCAATGGCTCGGCTTCGCAATATTATGTCGAAGTTCGCGCGGCGCAGTGA
- a CDS encoding helix-turn-helix transcriptional regulator: MDEAHHWERSFQDAALDPSLWANTLADLADHTGSARAQLIGLGDKAISFNWVTHADPWMLEDFEQIDGGHADINFRIAAERINGNRRILFEADYDEAKSALRSDIYLEFCEKYQIPYGCQSVLLQETGQMIGFALLRTERDGRTTEESRRTFALADRAARTGVRMQIALEKQGLSLVGGMLGDMSVNCILLDRTGRVGAMTEGAERHMADRAGVLRAIGGRLFGVTQHATREIDRALGDVIDKGGSTHRRLLLARPEDDDGHGETRPFRVDFFRLQQREWSLGFVPAAAVVIRDQGLPGERDEDARLLGLAFGLTTAEASVALLLARGHTREQITAVRNVSNETLRVQVRNIYAKTGCNREAELVLLLAELLG, encoded by the coding sequence TTGGACGAAGCGCACCATTGGGAGCGCAGCTTTCAGGATGCTGCGCTCGATCCATCGCTGTGGGCCAATACGCTCGCGGACCTCGCCGATCACACCGGCTCTGCCCGAGCCCAGCTGATCGGCCTCGGCGACAAAGCCATTTCCTTCAACTGGGTGACTCATGCCGATCCATGGATGCTGGAGGATTTCGAGCAGATCGACGGCGGCCATGCGGACATCAACTTCCGCATTGCCGCGGAGCGAATAAACGGCAATCGCAGAATTCTCTTCGAAGCCGATTATGATGAAGCCAAATCGGCGCTGCGCAGCGACATCTATCTCGAATTCTGCGAGAAGTATCAGATACCTTATGGCTGCCAGTCGGTGCTCCTTCAGGAAACCGGGCAGATGATCGGTTTCGCCCTGCTGCGGACCGAGCGGGACGGCAGGACCACCGAGGAATCGCGGCGCACATTCGCCCTGGCCGATCGTGCCGCGCGCACCGGTGTCCGCATGCAGATCGCGCTGGAAAAGCAGGGGTTGAGCCTCGTCGGCGGCATGCTTGGCGATATGTCCGTGAACTGCATCCTCCTCGACCGGACCGGCCGGGTCGGTGCGATGACCGAGGGAGCCGAGCGGCATATGGCGGACCGTGCCGGCGTGCTTCGCGCCATCGGTGGCCGGCTGTTCGGCGTCACGCAGCATGCCACGCGCGAGATTGATCGCGCGCTCGGCGATGTGATCGACAAAGGCGGCAGCACGCACCGCCGCCTTCTCCTGGCGCGGCCGGAGGACGATGACGGACATGGTGAAACGCGGCCGTTCCGGGTGGACTTCTTCCGGCTCCAGCAGCGCGAATGGTCCCTTGGCTTCGTTCCTGCCGCCGCCGTCGTCATTCGCGACCAAGGCCTGCCCGGCGAGCGCGATGAGGATGCCAGGCTCCTCGGCCTCGCCTTCGGCCTGACCACGGCCGAAGCCTCGGTGGCGCTGCTGCTGGCCAGGGGACATACGCGTGAGCAGATCACGGCCGTCCGCAACGTCTCCAACGAGACGCTGCGCGTTCAGGTCCGCAACATCTATGCCAAGACAGGCTGCAACCGCGAGGCCGAGCTCGTCCTGCTGCTCGCCGAGCTGCTCGGCTGA
- a CDS encoding HU family DNA-binding protein, protein MSGAAKRARPKTEKGCAMNNNDLADTIAAKHDLTKTDARAVVDAVFASIADAAAKGEEISLNGFGKFKVKDTPAREGRNPSTGATIQIAASKKLSFAPAKAVKDKLNG, encoded by the coding sequence ATGAGCGGTGCCGCTAAGCGCGCCCGACCGAAAACAGAGAAAGGATGTGCCATGAACAATAACGATCTCGCCGATACCATTGCCGCCAAGCACGATCTCACCAAGACGGACGCCCGCGCCGTTGTCGACGCGGTGTTCGCTTCGATCGCCGACGCCGCTGCCAAGGGTGAGGAAATCTCGCTGAACGGCTTCGGCAAGTTCAAGGTCAAGGACACGCCCGCTCGCGAGGGCCGCAATCCCTCCACCGGCGCCACGATCCAGATCGCGGCTTCGAAGAAGCTGAGCTTCGCGCCTGCCAAGGCGGTGAAGGACAAGCTCAACGGCTGA
- a CDS encoding DUF6438 domain-containing protein — MNFRHLVLLPHMALAGLALSLAGCAAIDAPATGVPASEGPAESIAYEVGPCFGFCPVYNARIASNGTVAFEGIRHTMTIGKQAVTKDAATYRAFAEALAPFRPADGTTASTTCDARISDQQHYRITWTSADGKTTVLEHDRGCRSPRNDRLNAVLEAAPERLGIADLARQTTRPGASRG, encoded by the coding sequence ATGAATTTCCGTCATCTTGTCCTGCTCCCGCATATGGCTCTCGCCGGTCTCGCTCTCTCCCTTGCGGGGTGCGCGGCCATCGATGCGCCGGCGACGGGGGTGCCCGCGAGCGAAGGGCCTGCCGAGTCCATTGCCTATGAAGTGGGCCCGTGCTTCGGCTTTTGCCCCGTCTACAATGCGCGCATCGCGTCGAATGGCACAGTCGCTTTCGAGGGGATTCGGCATACGATGACGATCGGAAAACAGGCAGTGACGAAGGATGCCGCCACCTATCGCGCGTTCGCCGAGGCCCTTGCGCCTTTCCGTCCGGCGGACGGCACGACGGCCAGCACCACATGCGATGCGCGCATCAGCGATCAGCAGCATTATCGAATTACCTGGACATCGGCCGATGGCAAGACGACCGTCCTGGAGCATGACCGCGGGTGCCGGTCGCCGCGGAACGACCGGCTGAACGCAGTCCTCGAAGCCGCCCCGGAGAGGCTGGGCATTGCCGACCTTGCAAGACAGACGACCCGGCCCGGCGCCTCGCGGGGCTGA
- a CDS encoding polyketide cyclase, producing MMLPARSFSVSIAMDARALYELIWQPEFFPKWALGLAESDLRMEDGRWQADGPEGPIHIRFTPHNAFGVMDHFVDTGEGPEIHVPLRVVENGAGAEVIITLFRQPDMDEERFAGDIKLVNRDLRALKKLVEG from the coding sequence ATGATGTTACCCGCGCGAAGTTTCAGCGTCTCGATCGCCATGGACGCCAGGGCGCTCTACGAGCTCATCTGGCAGCCGGAGTTTTTCCCGAAATGGGCGCTGGGGCTGGCCGAATCGGACCTGCGGATGGAGGACGGCCGCTGGCAGGCCGATGGCCCCGAGGGACCGATCCATATCCGCTTCACGCCCCATAACGCGTTCGGCGTGATGGATCATTTCGTCGACACCGGGGAGGGGCCGGAGATCCATGTCCCGCTTCGCGTGGTCGAGAACGGCGCGGGGGCCGAAGTGATCATCACGCTCTTTCGTCAGCCGGACATGGACGAGGAGCGATTTGCGGGGGATATCAAGCTGGTGAACCGGGATTTGAGGGCCCTCAAGAAGCTCGTCGAAGGCTGA
- a CDS encoding helix-turn-helix domain-containing protein, with product MMLQAIDTSSVAARDRLPFWTELADRFIAPLTIEVPDDRPFEARMYRASLRDCDIISPCSSPARIYNQPGLDVGALNLQLQHVGSSVNHTGGRTSRLNEGDFLLFDPSRSLELTFAEPTQTIVLRLPVAYVEARLPRLRQMVGIPVRGDSGAGALFSRFLRSAWSQLEAGENDWGDAISDVIWPLLDLAYSPACPDVQQANRRDLRRRAVLDLIEANLCDAALDTHRIAAGVGVSARYVQLLFAGMATTPSAYIQRRRLERAASRLSKASSDVTITEIAFDVGFNDLSSFCRSFRRRFDMSPSRYRAMRGRPLTPDRLTGA from the coding sequence ATGATGCTCCAGGCAATCGACACCAGCAGTGTGGCCGCGCGCGATCGGCTGCCTTTCTGGACGGAACTGGCAGACAGGTTCATTGCGCCGCTCACCATCGAGGTGCCGGACGATCGCCCTTTCGAGGCCCGCATGTATCGCGCGTCGCTTCGGGACTGCGACATCATCTCGCCCTGCTCCTCGCCCGCCCGGATCTACAATCAGCCGGGGCTGGACGTGGGCGCCCTCAATCTTCAGCTTCAGCATGTCGGCAGCAGCGTCAATCACACGGGCGGGCGGACAAGCCGGCTGAACGAGGGCGATTTCCTGCTCTTCGATCCCTCCCGCTCCCTTGAGCTCACCTTTGCCGAGCCGACCCAGACCATCGTGCTGCGGCTGCCGGTCGCCTATGTCGAGGCGCGCCTGCCCCGTCTGCGCCAGATGGTCGGCATTCCCGTGCGCGGAGACAGTGGCGCGGGCGCGCTCTTCTCGCGCTTCCTTCGCTCGGCGTGGAGCCAGCTCGAAGCGGGCGAGAATGACTGGGGCGATGCGATCAGCGATGTCATCTGGCCATTGCTCGACCTTGCCTACAGCCCGGCCTGTCCCGATGTGCAGCAGGCCAACAGGCGGGATCTGCGCCGCCGCGCCGTGCTCGATCTCATCGAGGCCAATCTGTGCGACGCCGCGCTCGACACGCACCGAATCGCGGCCGGCGTCGGGGTGAGCGCCCGTTATGTCCAGCTCCTCTTCGCGGGCATGGCGACGACGCCGTCCGCCTATATCCAGCGGCGCAGGCTGGAGCGCGCGGCCTCGCGGCTCAGCAAGGCAAGCAGCGACGTGACCATCACCGAGATCGCCTTCGATGTCGGCTTCAATGATCTCAGCAGCTTCTGTCGATCCTTCCGCCGCCGGTTCGACATGAGCCCCAGCCGCTACCGCGCCATGCGCGGCAGGCCGCTCACGCCCGACCGGCTGACCGGCGCTTGA
- a CDS encoding serine/threonine-protein kinase — MDDVALEREALRLFEALTDIPEADREGWIAARTAGNEALAGRLRSLLAAERRASLSTGGAWLSEDTAELPARIGAYRITGLIGRGGMGTVYRGERDSGDFDHVVAVKVIKPGLLSDALAERFRRERQTLAQLSHPHIAQLFDGGETDEGAPYIVMEFVPGFSLLRWVEETAPSRAERLRMFGAICRAVGFAHRSLVVHRDLTPSNVLVTPDGSPKLIDFGIARAPDLAPSTDGARAPSIGSLSLTPGYAAPERMTSAAVSTSTDIYSLGKLLGWLVDDKSSELRAIIAKATADDPNDRYATAESLAEDVEAWATGYPVSAVRRGPGYIFAKFVGRNRLPIAAAALTIALLLAALVYALVANHRAQIARADAETRFNDVRALANYMLFDLNGQLARVPGNTAARAALADQAQRYLASLAATPGASADLQLETARGLLRLAQIQGVPNEPNLGERDNALANLRRADQLLTSRPGEDAHAAIYRGLSALYRGLIEVHGKADQKAARASLAQAEASLASVAPAGRDDEWVRAMSALRIAQLEFLDVAGERAGLASLIERARKERQGWTPAQRDSFSARADEAMLLYYEGLSLGDTDYEKALAVHLEAEKRYDALLEERRDDPLLLYRAAWNGLDGFAAGSRAGIEHVSDRLIRRAAQVIDRLALIDDRDDAVRALQMNIKEALSQNLRDAGAFEEAIAAAQQVVALRKAAAEKAGKAGTTNDLGNLGFSQMVLGVVARDGGQRPLACAAWRDALASLRTAEKAEKIIGFHQGFIPGIEAHVKACANGGPIDFPMR; from the coding sequence ATGGATGACGTCGCGCTGGAGCGCGAGGCACTGCGCCTGTTCGAGGCGCTGACCGACATTCCCGAGGCGGACCGCGAAGGCTGGATCGCCGCCCGGACCGCAGGCAACGAAGCACTGGCCGGGCGGCTGCGCTCCCTGCTCGCGGCCGAACGGCGCGCCAGCCTGAGCACGGGCGGCGCATGGCTGAGCGAGGACACGGCCGAGCTCCCGGCGCGCATCGGCGCCTATCGGATCACCGGCCTCATCGGGCGCGGCGGCATGGGCACGGTGTACCGGGGCGAGCGCGATTCCGGCGACTTCGATCATGTGGTCGCGGTCAAGGTCATCAAGCCCGGCCTTCTGAGCGATGCGCTGGCCGAGCGTTTCCGCCGCGAGCGGCAGACGCTGGCGCAGCTCTCCCATCCGCACATCGCCCAGCTGTTCGATGGCGGCGAGACCGATGAAGGCGCGCCTTACATCGTCATGGAGTTCGTGCCCGGCTTTTCGCTGCTGCGCTGGGTCGAGGAGACGGCGCCGTCCCGGGCGGAGCGATTGCGCATGTTCGGCGCGATCTGCCGTGCGGTCGGCTTTGCGCATCGCAGCCTCGTGGTGCACCGTGATCTCACGCCCTCCAACGTGCTGGTCACGCCCGACGGCTCGCCCAAGCTTATCGATTTCGGCATTGCCCGCGCGCCCGATCTCGCGCCGTCGACTGACGGTGCCAGGGCGCCCTCCATCGGCAGCCTCAGCCTTACGCCGGGCTATGCGGCCCCCGAGCGCATGACCAGTGCCGCCGTCTCGACCAGCACGGACATCTATTCGCTGGGCAAGCTGCTCGGCTGGCTGGTCGACGACAAGAGCAGCGAATTGCGGGCCATCATCGCCAAGGCCACGGCGGACGATCCCAACGACCGTTACGCGACGGCCGAATCGCTGGCCGAGGATGTCGAGGCCTGGGCGACGGGCTATCCGGTCTCCGCGGTCCGGCGCGGGCCGGGCTACATCTTCGCCAAGTTCGTCGGCCGCAATCGTCTGCCCATTGCCGCGGCGGCCCTGACGATCGCCCTGCTGCTGGCCGCGCTCGTCTATGCGCTCGTCGCGAACCACCGCGCCCAGATCGCGCGGGCCGATGCGGAAACCCGGTTCAATGACGTTCGCGCCCTCGCCAATTACATGCTCTTCGATCTCAACGGACAGCTGGCCCGCGTGCCGGGCAATACCGCCGCGCGAGCGGCATTGGCCGATCAGGCGCAGCGCTATCTCGCCTCCCTCGCCGCCACGCCCGGCGCTTCTGCGGACCTTCAGCTCGAGACGGCGCGCGGTCTCCTGCGCCTCGCCCAGATCCAGGGCGTGCCCAACGAGCCCAATCTCGGCGAGCGGGACAATGCCCTCGCCAATCTGCGCAGGGCCGACCAGCTGCTCACGTCCCGCCCCGGCGAGGATGCGCACGCGGCTATCTATCGCGGCCTTTCGGCCCTCTATCGCGGCCTCATAGAAGTGCATGGCAAGGCCGACCAGAAGGCCGCGCGCGCCTCGCTCGCCCAAGCCGAAGCCAGCCTCGCGAGCGTCGCCCCGGCAGGCCGCGACGATGAATGGGTGCGCGCCATGAGCGCGTTGCGGATCGCACAGCTCGAATTCCTGGATGTGGCGGGAGAGCGCGCCGGGCTGGCAAGCCTCATCGAGCGGGCACGGAAGGAGCGGCAGGGCTGGACGCCGGCCCAGCGCGACAGCTTCAGCGCCCGGGCCGACGAGGCCATGCTGCTCTATTATGAAGGCCTGAGCCTGGGCGACACGGATTATGAGAAGGCGCTGGCCGTGCATCTCGAGGCGGAGAAGCGCTATGATGCCCTGCTGGAGGAACGGCGCGACGATCCCCTGCTGCTTTATCGCGCGGCGTGGAACGGCCTCGATGGCTTCGCAGCGGGCTCGCGGGCGGGCATCGAGCATGTTTCGGACCGGCTCATCCGTCGCGCCGCGCAGGTCATCGACCGGCTCGCCCTCATCGACGACCGCGACGATGCGGTCCGCGCCCTGCAGATGAACATCAAGGAAGCGCTGTCCCAGAATCTGCGCGATGCGGGCGCATTCGAGGAGGCGATCGCGGCCGCGCAACAGGTGGTCGCGCTGCGCAAGGCTGCCGCCGAAAAGGCAGGCAAGGCCGGCACGACCAATGACCTCGGCAATCTCGGCTTCTCGCAGATGGTCCTCGGCGTCGTCGCGCGCGATGGCGGACAGCGCCCGCTAGCCTGCGCGGCCTGGCGCGATGCGCTCGCCAGCCTGCGCACGGCCGAGAAGGCGGAGAAGATCATCGGCTTCCACCAGGGCTTCATCCCCGGCATCGAGGCGCATGTGAAAGCCTGCGCGAACGGCGGCCCGATCGATTTCCCCATGCGCTGA
- a CDS encoding ECF-type sigma factor produces MDRSDGGFAHLVERWRSGDRVARDELIGRMLPELRQIAAARLRNELNSSLSTDDLINDAVVRFMRLSAIDLADRAHFIALASRIMRNVLTDHARAKAADKRQHHKIELNTRVDGGQRIDLESLNFALIRLGAIDPALMELVEMRYFGAMSIEDVAIATDQSPATVKRRWRTARAWLADAMAETIDNG; encoded by the coding sequence ATGGATCGGTCCGATGGGGGCTTTGCCCATCTTGTCGAACGGTGGCGGTCCGGGGACCGGGTTGCGCGGGACGAACTGATCGGCCGGATGCTTCCGGAACTGCGCCAGATCGCCGCGGCGCGGCTGCGCAATGAGCTGAACAGCTCCCTGTCCACGGACGATCTGATCAACGATGCCGTCGTCCGCTTCATGCGCCTGTCCGCGATCGACCTTGCCGACCGGGCGCATTTCATCGCGCTGGCTTCGCGCATCATGCGCAACGTGCTGACCGACCATGCGCGGGCGAAAGCGGCGGACAAGCGCCAGCATCACAAGATCGAGCTGAACACCCGCGTCGACGGCGGGCAGCGCATTGATCTCGAATCCCTCAATTTCGCGCTTATCAGGCTGGGCGCCATCGATCCGGCGCTGATGGAGCTTGTCGAGATGCGTTATTTCGGAGCGATGAGCATCGAGGATGTGGCGATCGCCACGGATCAGTCTCCCGCCACGGTGAAGCGGCGCTGGCGCACGGCGCGGGCCTGGCTTGCCGACGCCATGGCGGAAACGATCGACAATGGATGA